The following proteins come from a genomic window of Leucoraja erinacea ecotype New England unplaced genomic scaffold, Leri_hhj_1 Leri_786S, whole genome shotgun sequence:
- the LOC129694763 gene encoding uncharacterized protein LOC129694763, whose protein sequence is MQREEIVKMSTTQISDHFCWNQHELKRTETIQHFVNQFSKWQCRMTGYIRELQEIANSIDRYHKGATIANVTGSSAGAVGGVLTFAGIIAAPFTAGSSLILTAVGASIGGAGVVTNLTASITEYVTRSKMQKRVDEIIRQYKNDWKVISAHLTTIDSNLQFLCLLSEEENTECDCNEGTTGDCQRNSKVKQVTSKHRENYLPKVKDRLYLQGVREERNIFNKCRKKYFDEVKAGLQSGSIGVNTFKLTASIMGKQVLRKSPGLSKLAEKLTSLSHNAQRTQYALETGKVKQLLYGTPLALSKTTRAVSGVVGALFIVWDIYSITKDSIELSKGSKTEVAKKLRDDAQKIDDALNLYEDICQFLKRFLRETGTLDNEVQI, encoded by the exons ATGCAACGTGAGGAAATTGTGAAAATGTCAACAACTCAAATTTCAGATCACTTTTGCTG GAACCAACATGAACTAAAGAGAACAGAGACCATACAACACTTTGTAAATCAGTTTTCTAAGTGGCAATGTCGAATGACGGGATATATACGTGAACTACAAGAGATTGCAAACAGTATTGATCGGTATCACAAAGGTGCCACAATTGCAAATGTCACAGGGTCTTCTGCAGGTGCTGTAGGAGGTGTGCTTACGTTTGCAGGAATAATTGCTGCTCCTTTCACTGCTGGCAGCTCCCTGATACTCACTGCAGTGGGAGCGAGCATAGGAGGAGCTGGTGTTGTCACTAACTTGACAGCTAGCATCACTGAATATGTTACACGGTCAAAGATGCAGAAAAGGGTAGATGAGATCATCAGACAATATAAAAATGATTGGAAAGTTATATCAGCACACTTGACGACCATCGACAGTAATCTCCAGTTCCTGTGTCTTCTTAGTGAGGAAGAAAATACCGAATGTGATTGTAATGAAGGCACAACAGGGGATTGTCAAAGGAACAGCAAAGTAAAGCAAGTCACCAGTAAACACAGGGAAAATTATTTGCCCAAAGTTAAAGATAGATTATATTTACAAGGGGTTAGGGAGGAAAGGAATATTTTCAACAAATGCAGGAAAAAGTATTTTGATGAAGTTAAAGCTGGATTACAATCTGGTTCCATCGGCGTTAACACATTTAAACTGACAGCATCAATCATGGGCAAACAAGTCTTACGCAAATCTCCTGGCCTTAGCAAACTAGCTGAGAAGTTAACATCTCTGAGTCACAATGCTCAAAGAACACAGTATGCCCTGGAAACTGGGAAAGTGAAACAACTGCTTTATGGAACTCCTCTAGCTTTGTCCAAAACTACAAGAGCTGTTTCAGGAGTTGTGGGAGCACTCTTTATAGTCTGGGATATCTACTCTATAACTAAGGATTCTATTGAGCTGAGCAAAGGAAGTAAAACTGAAGTAGCTAAAAAGTTACGAGATGATGCTCAGAAGATAGATGATGCGTTAAACCTGTATGAGGACATATGCCAGTTTCTAAAAAGGTTCTTGAGAGAGACTGGGACATTGGATAATGAAGTCCAGATTTGA